AACACATCCCCTCGAGCACGTCGAAGCGATCCTGGCGGTCGGTATCGGCGGGTTCGCGGGTTCGAATCTCCGATATCTCGTCGAGTTATCCGTTCCGAGTTCGCTCGTCGCCACGATGACGGTCAATGTGCTCGGGTGTTTCGCGCTCGGCGTCCTCAGTTACGAGCACCGGTTTCGGGGAACGATTTCCGCGACTAGTCGGACCCTCCTGGCAACCGGGTTCATCGCCTCTTTCACCACGTACAGTACGTTTATTCTCGACGTGCTGACCACCTCCCCACCGGTGGCGGTCGGTTACGTTCTCGGGAGTTACACGGTCGGGTTTGGCGCGGTGGTCGCTGGCCGCGACACGGCGCGATGGATTACAGCTGTTACGCCCCCGATATCGGAGGTGAACGACTGATGGAACCGGCACACCTCCTCGGAACAGGCGGTGCGATCGGGGCGGTAGCGCGCTACGCGGTCGATCAGGCGCTCGCGGGCGACCGGTTTCCCGTCTCGACGCTCGTCGTGAACGTCGCCGGAAGTTTCGCCCTCGGCCTGGTCGTCTTCGCCAGTCTCGACAGCGAGGCCACGCTTCTCATCGGAACTGGAGCGTGCGGATCGTTCACGACCTATTCTTCGTTCTCCGTCCAATCCGTACAGTTGTGGGAACGGGGCGAACGTCTCCGTGCGAGTCTCTACGCACTCGGAACGCTGGGATCGTGCGTATTCGCCGCCGGGATAGCGGCGTGGATCGCGATCAGTCTCAACCTGTGAGTGAAAATCAGAGGGCAGTAATCTCGTCTCGATCGGACTCGAGCACCGTTTCGACCAGACGGTCGGTGACAAGTGAACTCACGCTCCCTGCAAGTTCCATGGCTTCCTGCTCCGGATCTTCGACCTCGAGGACGTCCCGAAAAAACGCTAGGAAAACAGCGTACTGCTCGTACAACTCCGCGGCGACGGTCCGCCCCTCCTCGGTGAGGGTAACGCCTTCGTACGGTTCGGACGCGACCAGCCCGTCCGACTCGAGGCGCTGGAGCATTTCGGTCGTCGCCGCCGGCGACCGATCCAGTTTCTCGCCGATCGTTCCCGGCGGGATCGGTTCACCACGGCGTCGTGCGGCGACGTAGACGACGAGCAGATACTGGGAGCGGTTGCTCATACGCGTCGGGTCAGCTGATCCCGCACGGACCGTTCGTACTCGAGACAGTCCGCCGAAAGGCGAGCCATCGTCGACAACACCGGATATCGGACCTCGAGGCCCTCGTACATCGATTCGACGAACGGTCGGTGGGCGAGACCGATCCGCCCGTCGAAGCTGTTCGTTCCGTGGAGGACCTCCTGGCGGTCGTCGACGATCGCTTCACACCGGGATCGATGCGCGGAAACGGTTTCATGGTGCTCGAAGAGCGTCTCGAACTCGAGGGTCAGCAGCGACGCTTCTCTGGTCGTCTCGAGCCACTCCACGATGGGGTCGGCCGCATCGAGCGTTTCCTCGAGCGAGGTAACTTCGATGTCGATCGCCTGCGTTACCGCCTCGAGTTGCGTTCGACGGCGTTCGATGGCCGAGTGGAGGATCCGTTCGGTCTCGACGGTATACGTCTCCGACGCCGTTGGTTCGAGCTGGCTCGACACCTCGGTACCGAACACCCGTTCGATCGTCTCGACGAGCCGTGGATCGTCGGAGCTACCTTCCGAGCAGAACGCCGAGACGAACGCGTCTCGGACCTGATCCATTCGGTTCGGAGCGTCGACCGCCCGCGGCGTCGCCGACGCCATCGAGAGTCCACCGTCGCCGACCGCTGTCGGGGTCTCGACTGTGGTTGCGGACCCGACGGGATCGATTCCCTCGATGGTAGCATCAAACTTATCGAGAGCCGATTTCGTCTCCGAGACCCCGTCTCGCGTCCGTTCGACCGCTGAAAGCGCGTCTCGAATTGGTGTGAGATCAGTCATACGTTTTCACCCGATACCGTCGCAGTACCCGCACGTCGGTCGGTCCAAAATTGTAGCCCATATTTTTAGGCCAGCCTAAAACATTATAGTGTTTACGGCTTTTCGAACGTCGACACAGCTGAAAAAGGGGGCCCGAACGGTTCTCGACCACCGGAACGGGCGGAACTACCGTCGATCAGTCGGTACCGGTTTCACCCGATCGTCGCCGTCGTACGTACGCCTCGATCGTCTCGTCGTCGATGGCGTCTAACACTCGATCGGTGCCGATCGTCTCGAGGAGTCGACCGAGTCCGCGGCGAGATCGTTCGTCGGCGCTCGTTTCGGAGACCCTGGTCTCGAACGCCCGATCGATATAGCGCTCCCGAAGTCGTTCGTAGCGCTCGTCGGAAAGGCCGTGATCCTCACCTGCCTCGTCGTCGAACCAGTCTCGCCAGCGGTCGCGATCGTTCCACTCCCCTGAGAACTCCGCGTCCCGGCGGAGCCAGTCGTAGTGCTCGGCGACGCCGTCCGGGTACCCCTCCTCGCGTCGCCGGTCCGCCAGCACACACCGACCGACGTGTGCGCCGTGGCCGGCGGCGACGACTGCCTGAGTGCTCCGCTGTCCGGCCGGTGACGCGACGTACAAGCCGTCGATCGGCGTCCGGCCGTCAGCGTCGGCGTACGCCGGATCGAAGTGTTCGTGTTCCTCGCCGTCGTGATCGTGTGTCTCGAACATGGCATCGCCGCCGAGCGGCCGCAGGTACTCGCCGTCGTACCACGTCGCCGCGACGACCACCGTCGCAGTCACACTCGCAGCGTCCTGCGGATCGACGACGAATCTCTCCGTGTCGTCCCCTCTATCGACGGTATCGACCGTATCGGCCACGAGGTCACAGCCCGCTTCCTCGACCTGTGCGTGTATTAGGTCGTAGAAGCTGTCGATATCGATTCCCGCGGGAAAGCCGAGGTAGTTCTCGAGATGTGCACACCGCCGAAGCGGTGCGGCACCGCGATCGAATACGGCCGTCTCGAGTCCGTACCGGGCAGTGAAAACGCCGGCCGCACAGCCCGCCGGACCGCCACCGACGATGACGACGTCGTAGTCCGTCGATTCGGACGAGCGATCGGTCATCTCAGACCTCACCGGCGACGATGTCGGCGACGTGCTGTCGATCGAACAGTGGTTCGTCGCCGAATTCGTCCGGGTAGAGTCCCTGTGCGGCCCGCTCGAGCTGGAAGAGGTGGATGATCGGCCCCTGATAAGTCAGGCCACCATAGATGACGCGGTCGTTCTGGACCGCCTGGAGTTCACTCGCGACGTCATGGTCTTCCAGATGCGAGCGGATTTCGCTGTCGAAGTACTCCTCAGTGATCTCGCCCTGCAATCTGATCGCGAGCGCGTCGGGATCGATCTCCAGCAACGTCTCGTAATCGATCGCGCCACCGCCCGCCTGCGTGTCGGTAACGTCGTGTTGAGCCAGCGCATCGCCGACCTCGAGGTCGTTCCAGTGTTTGGACTGGGTACCGGAGCCGATGCGGTAGGGATAGAACGATTCCGGCGGGATGGATTTGGGGTACAAGATCGCGATGTCGGGGGTCTCCACGGGGAGTCGCGAGCGGACATCTTCGAGGATTTCGTCGTGATACTGCTCGAACGCCTCGTAGCGCTCGGTGGCCTGAAACACCTGCGCGACTTTCTCGAAGGCCTCGTACATCGAGTACTCCGCGTAATCGTGCCAGTCGTACACCCTCGAGAAAATCGTGTTTCCGATAAAGGGCGCGACCCTGTCGCTGATTTCCTCGACGTAGGCCTCGCTCCAGTCGACCCGATTGATCATGAAATTCGGATCGATGACGTGGACGTCGGCACCCAGTTCGTAGAAAATCTCCCGTCCGGTTCCGCCGTCCTCCCAGAGTTCCGTGAGGTCGTCTTTGTCCACGGAGACGCCGGGCAGGTCTTCGTAGAGGTGCGACCCGAATCGGGCTTTGACACCGATAGCAGAGAGTCCGTCCGCCTGCCCGAGAGCGACGCCCATATCGGCGTAATCGCCGGTGTACGGGAACCACGTCTCGGGGACCGAGTCGAACTCGACGGTTCCGACGGGTTCCATCGTTACCGAGTACGAGCCCTCGTCCGACGACGACTCCGATCCCGGATCGGTGATACAGCCGGCGAACAGACCGCCGCCGGCGACCGCGGTGCCGTACTTGATCGCGTCTCGTCGCGTCGGGTTCTCGAGTGATCGTCCAGCGCGTCCCATATTTTTAGGCCAACCTAAAACATTATAGCAGTTCCGATATTCGCGCTCGCGAATCGAGGACGGTTTCGCTCGAAAATTGGCACCCGACCGACGATATCGGTCGACCCGACGGGGAAGCCGAGGTCCGAGATCAGTAGTCGCCGGTGACGATATTCGCGACGGTCTGGCGGTCGAAGAGCTGTTCTTCGGCCGAGAACTCCGGGTACGATTCGCCGTCGAACCCGGGCCACTCGCCGAACTGATCGGGGTAGAGCTGTTTGGCCGCCATCTCGAGTTGGAAGAGATTCATGAGCGGCCCCTGAACCGGATGACCGGAGGCGTAGAACTGGTCGTTCTCGATGGCCGTGAGCTGGCTCGCCACCGAGTGGTCTGCAAGCGTTTCCCGGATCCCGGCGACGTCGTAGGTCGAGATGCCGAACCGATGGAGGATAACGTCTGGATCGACCTCGTGCATCGTCTCGAAATCGTACGTCGTGTCGTACGTGACGTCGTCGCCCGCGAACGCGTCCGAAACTCCGAACGGGCGCAGGTCGGCGGTCGCGAATCCGGACGCGTTGATCGCCGAGGGATAGAACGTCTCTTCCATGTAGATTATCGATCCGACGGTCGGCCGTTCCTCCTCCGGCGGCAGGTTCGACTCGATCGTCTGCAAAAGGTCGTCGCGCACCACTTTCAGTCGTTCGTACTTCTCCTGTTCTCGAAATACCGCGGCGACGCGCTCTGCGATCTCCCAGAGCGTGTAGTACTCGTACTCGTCCCGATACCCTTCCGGCGGTTCGGAGTGTGACCTGCTGAGAACGTTTCCGAACCAGGGCCCGATGTTCTGGCCGATATTCTCGATATCGGACCGTTCCCAGCCGTTCATCGAAACGATCAGGCACGGGTCGACGAGGTGAAGATCGGAGTTTAGTTCGTAGAATAGTTCCTCATCGACCATGACGTTCTCCGACCCGGAGTTTAGCTGTTCGAGGCCGCTCGAGTCGAACGAAACACCCTCGAGGTCACCGTAGTACGTCTCGAGGGTCCGTCCCTCCGTGTCGGCATCGAATCCGAGCGAGTTGATCGCATCGCCGTGTCCGTACGCGACCGCCATATCGGCGTACAGGAGGCTATAGATCATCACGTTCTCCGGAACGCCGGAGAACGACACCTCGCCCATCGGTGCCATCGAGGCGGTGTGAGTCACTTCGCCGCCTCCCCCGTCGCCGCTCGAGGCGTCGTCGATACAACCGGCGAGTAGACCGCCGCCGGCGACTGCGCCGGCGTACTTCACGTACGTTCGCCTCGTCGGTTCGCGAATCGAATCGCGGGTCATGTTTTTAGGCACTCCTAAAACAGTATAACTATTTCGATTCGAAATCGATCCCTAGACGGTCGAACGGGACGGATGCAGGGAAGCCGCTGTTACCGGCTACGAAAGCGAGACGATCCGAAGCTAGGTCACCGCGGCCGACCACACTGTGGACAAAACGGCGGACCGCCTCCCGGAATCGACACGCCACAGTTCGGACACGAATCGTCATCGACGCTTTCGATCTTCGTGACGACGTCCGCGGTACCCGCTCGAATCGAGCGCACCGTTCCCACGTCGCAACGGTTGCGCCCACCCTGTCGATCAGCGATTACGTCGTCCGTATCGGTTACATCGTTGGTGTCGAGTACGTCATCGTCATCGAGTACGTCGGCTACGAAATGAAGGCGATCGACGAGAAAATCCTCTGAGTCCTCGCCTGTGACCGAACTCACGCTCGAGATCGAGACGTTCGGAATCGATGCGTCGGGTTCCGATCGGACGAGTACGCCGAGCGCCTCTGCCGCCCGGCCCCGAACGAAGGGGCTGTCGTCGCTCAACCGGTCGGCTAACGCATCGACGTGCTCGGACAGCGCGTCGGGATACGCACAACCGACCGCGACGATCGCAGTACAGAGGTGATAGCGAACGAGTTCTTCCGAATCGTCGAGGTGTGTCGCGAGGTCCCCGACGTGGTGACGGAGTCGGTCTTGATCACCCAGCGCAATGTACTCGAGCGCTTTCGCCAGTTTCTCTCGCACCTCAGGTTCGTCGAACGTCAGTCCGATACGGAGATCCGCAACCACGTCGGGCGATGCAACCGCTTCAGGCTGCTCGAGTGCGACGTATCCCAGCGCCTCCGCGGCGCGAGCGCGCACGTAATAGAACTCGTCCTCGTCGGCCAACCGATCGGCGATCGAGGGGACGAACGACGCGACCGCCTGCGGATCCGCCTCGGCCACGACGACGAACAGTTTCACGGTCGTCAGTCGGACCGAACGGTGTTCGTCGACGAGAAAGCCCGTCAGCGACGATAGGACGGGCGCGAATTCCGAGGGACGCTCTCTGGCGACTTCGCGAACTCGTCGGACTCCTTTCTTGCGTCGCTCGACGGTATCGGCGGTTCGAAGTCGCTCGAGGTACGCCACCGCGTCTTCGATGGAGCCTTCCTCGAGGAACCTCGAGAACTGATCGACGGATAGCAACTGTATCGAATCGTCCATGGAATCGTCAGAACGTTTTCGCCACTCGAGCGGATCGCATTGAATGTTACCCACACGGTGGCGCGAGGGAATCTTCTTTCCACGCGAGCAAGATCCCTGTCTCGAAGACGTAAGTTCCACGAAGCGACCGGTGTGATTCCACAGAGCAGTTGGGAATCTCGACGTAACGACACCGCACCGCGACTCTCGAATCTGCCCGGGTAGTGAACCCCTGCGAGTTGCTTAGCGAGACGTGGTATCTCCCCGAACCGACAGCCCCTCCTCTCTGGGTTTCCGTTTGATGAGCCATCTACCCTATCGACAGTTATTTCGCCGACGGGCCACCGGTGAGATGCAACTTCAACCATAGATGTTAACCCACGCATCTTTAATCGCAGATATTATTATATATGCCCAATATCTTATTAACACCGATGGCCCAAACTACGCGACGAAGACTGCTTCGGAGGATGGGTGCGAGTGCGGTTGCAATAACAGGAACGGCAGGTTGTCTCGGTCGCAGCGGCGGATCACTCGACTCGGTGACTGTCGCGTACGTCCCGATTTATCCGAATATGCAACACTACGTGATGGAAAAGGAGGGGTATTACGAGGACGTTCCAGCGGACGTCACTATCGAGCGATTTAGCTCCGGACCGAGCGCCGTTACGGCGTTCGCCAGCGGAGACATCGACGCTGCACTTTTCGGTATCACCCCGGCGATGGTGCTCGCCGACAAAGGGACCGATGCCGGTATCCTCGCGGCAAATTCGAGAAACGGTTTCAAACTCATGGCGACCTCAGAGCTCGTCGATTTGTACGAACAGGAGAGAGCAGCCATGTTCGAGCGGTTCGAGGAGGAACGCGGCCGCAAGATCCGATTCGGAGCCCCTCCGGACGGAAGCGTCCCCGACATCGTGCTTCGATACTGGATCCAGGAGGATCTCGACGCCGGTGAGATGGACTCCGTCATCAACAAGTCGAAAGTTCCGCCGGCGAAGGCGGTCCAGACGCTCCAATCGGGTGATATCGACGCGACGATCATCCAAGAACCGTTCGCGACGATAATCGCACAAGACGACGGCTTCGGCGAGCTCGGTTGGTCCGGGGATATCCTGGAAAATCACCCCGTCACAGTGCTGTTCGCGAACCAACAGGTACTCGATGACGACGAAGTCGCACAATCGCTGGTCGAACAGCATACGGCGGCGACCGAGTTCACGGGAGACTCGTCGGATGCAGCCGCTTCACACGCCGCGTCAGTGATCGGCTCCGGCGGAAGTGAGGACCTCGCGAAGGCCGCCATGGACTCCGAGGCGTCCGAGTTCATCTCGGATCCCCACGCGATCACCGACCAAGCCGCGACGATGGGGGAGTTCGTCGCGAACGTCGGGACCATCGAGGAACCGATTGCGACCGAGAACCTGTTCGCGTTCGATCCGTACGACACTATTCAGGAATGAGTACTCGTATCGACACCAGTGCAACCGCGGTGGTCGCCGACAGCTTCGAGGGAGACTTGCGGCGGTATCTGCGCGGACTGGGCGGTCTCCTCGCGTTCGTTCTCGTCTGGTGGGTCAGCGCGATGACGACACAGCCGTCGTATCTAGTGCCGGGTCCCCTCGAATCAGTGCACGCGTTCATCAACCTGTTTGCGACCTCAACGGCGATCGTAGTCCCCGTTCTGGGATCGAGTCTCGTGCTCCCGACTGGGCTTGCACACCTCGCACAGACGTTGTTCCACTACGTTCCTGGCCTCTTGCTGGGTGCCGGCTGTGGAATCAGTCTCGGGCTGGCGATGGGTTGGAAGGGGACACTCGACGACTGGTTACGGCCGCTCGTCCGGGTGCTGCGACCGATCCCGCCGCTGGCGTGGGTCGTCTTCGCAATCGTCTGGTTCGGTATCCACCACACCGGCGCGGCCTTTATCGTCTTCGTCGGCGCATTCTGGATCAACTTCTACGGCGCCTACGGTGGCGTCGAAGACGTCTCGAACGAACTGACCGACGTCGCGTCGACGCTCGGTGTCGAACGCGACCTTTCGATGCTAAAGCTCGTCGCGCTCCCGAGCGCTGCACCCCAGGTGTTGACGGGTTTCCGGACGAGCATCGGACGGTGCTGGATGATCGTCGTCGGCGCCGAGTTGTTCGGCGCACCCGGCGTCGGCTACGAGATTATAAACGCCTCGAACAACCTCGCGATGGCGACCAGCGTCGCCTATATGGTCCTTATCAGTCTCGCGTTCCTCTGTATGGACGTGGGTTTCCGACTCGTCGAACGGAGGGTGCTCGCGTGGCGATGAGCAAGCGATCGCCTTCAGCGCAGGAATCCGACGAGAAGATCAGTATCAGGAACGTCAGCAAGGCGTACAAGTCGACCCAGGCGCTCGAGGACGTCTCGCTCTCGATTCCAGATGGAGAGTTCTGTAGTGTAGTCGGGCCCTCCGGCTGTGGGAAGACGACCCTGTTGCGAGCGATCGCCGGCCTCGACGATCCGGACAGTGGCTCGGTCCTAGTTGGCGGTGACCCGGTCACCGATCCGGGTCTGGATCGAGGGATGGTCTTTCAGGAGTACGCGTTGTTCCCCTGGCGAACTGTCCGGGGGAACGTTCGGTTCGGCCTGGACCGGCCCGCGTGTGAGTGTGCGGACTGCGAGGCACGGGTCCGAGAGTTGATCGATCTCGTCGGCCTCGAGGGCTTCGAGGACGCGTATCCGAAGGAACTGTCCGGCGGCATGAAACAGCGCGTCGGGATCGCTCGTGCCCTCGCCGTCGACCCGGAGATTCTGTTGATGGACGAACCGTTCGCCAGTGTCGACGCGCGGACCCGTGACCGCCTGCACGCCGAATTGCTCGACATCTGGGCGCAGACCCAACAGACCGTCGTGTTCGTCACCCACGACATCGACGAGGCGGTGACGCTGGCCGACCGCGTCGTCGTTATGGGTACGGATCCAGGGACCGTCCAGTCGACCATCCCCATCGATATGGAGCGTCCACGTGAACGGACGGCGCGTGACTTCGTCGAGTACGTCGCGAGAATCAGAGACGAACTCGGAAGTCCTACTGACGGTGGCCATCAACATGATCTCAATGGCTGAATTTTACTGCCGTCTTCCCTTCCACGATCTGGATGCCCAGATCAGGACGATTCCCAGCACCAATGCTATCACGCCGATGACCGTCCACTGCGGTGATCGTCCAGTGGTTGGCCCACGGTCTGCGATTCACAGAATGGGCCCTATTTGTACGAGTCCGAGGCCTTGAACTGGCCTTGACATCCTCCCCGCGCTAAAGTGCGAGGTTTTGGGCCTACTCATCCCATAACCACATCTCGCCGCCACCTGTTTTTTCCTCAAACCTCATCTAGTGAGTGTCAAGAAGATGGAAAGGTAGTGAATAATCGGTTGGCACTCGGGTCGTTCCGCTGTTCTTCGACGCGAAATCAGGGGGCGCGAGACGCTATCTGGTCGCGACGACACCGGCTGTCCGGTGAAACACGCGAAGTTCGGGGGAGAACGCGAGAGCAGCAGCTACGCGCTGAGCGAACCCAAGAGAGAACAGCCGGTTAGTCGGGTGGGTCGAACCCGATGTGCTTCCCGGCGAGCGTGAGGAACGTCGTCGCCTGGACGCGCGGACTGTAGTCGGGGTCGTCCTCGAACGCCAGCTTCACGAGGAGATCGACGAGTCGCCAGACGTTGTAGAGGACGCACGCGAACGCGAAGTTAAAGTACCGGTACTCGTGGTCCTTCGAGGTCGTTCGGACGCGGAACTGCTTGATCTGCTTGTACCCGTTCTCGATCCCCCACCGGTTGGAGTACCGCGAGATGAACCCCCGTTTGGTCGCCAGCATCTCCTCTTCGGAGTCGGCTTCGCTGGTGTCGAACGCCGGGTGATTCGTCTTGAAGTAGGCGTACGCCGCCGCATCCACCTCACTCCCCGGCAGGTCGTCCTCGCTGTCGCGGACGTCCTCGAGGACGTCGTCGAACCACTGGTCGTCGTCGACGTCGTTCAGGTCGTCACCGGTTACGTCCAAGAAGTCAGCGACGAGCTCCTGCCGCACCTCCTCGTGTTGCTCCTCTTCATCTGGTTCGTCCTCGGGGTCTTCGCCGGTCTGCTCGAAGACGTCGGTGTTCCGCGCTGGGAGGCACACGCGCTTGCGGTCGGGACCGGTGATGGTCTGCTGAGTCTCAACGCGCACGCGCTTCCCGGCCTGCCGGAGCCGGGTACAGGTGGCGCGCTCGCTGGCGTTCTTCTGACCGGGCGTCAGGTAGTGCACGCCGTGTTTCTCGCAGGACTCGCGGACTTTGTCTACGTCGAACTCACGGTCTATCATCAGGAGGTCGAGGTCCGGCACGATTTCGAGCGCGCCGCCGAGGAGTTCGTCGACGATCTCGTCACGCGGCATCCCGCGCCGGACGGGGATGGCGTCGAGGACGAGGGGGACATCGAGGCCGACGATCTGGATGGTCGCCCACTGGAAGTAATAATCGACTTCCTGCGTTTCCTTGTCCTTGTAGCCGAGAATGTAGTCGTCTTTGGGGTGGTCGTCGTCCGTCCACTCGATTTCGCCTGTCCACGGGTTGCCTTTCGTGATGTCGATAGCCGACGACAGCTTCCCCTGTAACTCGCCGTTGTGACGCGCCCTCGCGACGAGCATCTGGGCGGTGGACTGGAGCATCGACCGGATGGACTCGACGTCCAGCTTCTGGAGGTGATGCCGGTGGG
The sequence above is drawn from the Halostagnicola kamekurae genome and encodes:
- a CDS encoding fluoride efflux transporter FluC, giving the protein MTRTHPLEHVEAILAVGIGGFAGSNLRYLVELSVPSSLVATMTVNVLGCFALGVLSYEHRFRGTISATSRTLLATGFIASFTTYSTFILDVLTTSPPVAVGYVLGSYTVGFGAVVAGRDTARWITAVTPPISEVND
- the crcB gene encoding fluoride efflux transporter CrcB, translating into MEPAHLLGTGGAIGAVARYAVDQALAGDRFPVSTLVVNVAGSFALGLVVFASLDSEATLLIGTGACGSFTTYSSFSVQSVQLWERGERLRASLYALGTLGSCVFAAGIAAWIAISLNL
- a CDS encoding metal-dependent transcriptional regulator → MSNRSQYLLVVYVAARRRGEPIPPGTIGEKLDRSPAATTEMLQRLESDGLVASEPYEGVTLTEEGRTVAAELYEQYAVFLAFFRDVLEVEDPEQEAMELAGSVSSLVTDRLVETVLESDRDEITAL
- a CDS encoding DUF7260 family protein; translation: MTDLTPIRDALSAVERTRDGVSETKSALDKFDATIEGIDPVGSATTVETPTAVGDGGLSMASATPRAVDAPNRMDQVRDAFVSAFCSEGSSDDPRLVETIERVFGTEVSSQLEPTASETYTVETERILHSAIERRRTQLEAVTQAIDIEVTSLEETLDAADPIVEWLETTREASLLTLEFETLFEHHETVSAHRSRCEAIVDDRQEVLHGTNSFDGRIGLAHRPFVESMYEGLEVRYPVLSTMARLSADCLEYERSVRDQLTRRV
- a CDS encoding FAD-dependent oxidoreductase, with the translated sequence MTDRSSESTDYDVVIVGGGPAGCAAGVFTARYGLETAVFDRGAAPLRRCAHLENYLGFPAGIDIDSFYDLIHAQVEEAGCDLVADTVDTVDRGDDTERFVVDPQDAASVTATVVVAATWYDGEYLRPLGGDAMFETHDHDGEEHEHFDPAYADADGRTPIDGLYVASPAGQRSTQAVVAAGHGAHVGRCVLADRRREEGYPDGVAEHYDWLRRDAEFSGEWNDRDRWRDWFDDEAGEDHGLSDERYERLRERYIDRAFETRVSETSADERSRRGLGRLLETIGTDRVLDAIDDETIEAYVRRRRSGETGTD
- a CDS encoding ABC transporter substrate-binding protein; translation: MGRAGRSLENPTRRDAIKYGTAVAGGGLFAGCITDPGSESSSDEGSYSVTMEPVGTVEFDSVPETWFPYTGDYADMGVALGQADGLSAIGVKARFGSHLYEDLPGVSVDKDDLTELWEDGGTGREIFYELGADVHVIDPNFMINRVDWSEAYVEEISDRVAPFIGNTIFSRVYDWHDYAEYSMYEAFEKVAQVFQATERYEAFEQYHDEILEDVRSRLPVETPDIAILYPKSIPPESFYPYRIGSGTQSKHWNDLEVGDALAQHDVTDTQAGGGAIDYETLLEIDPDALAIRLQGEITEEYFDSEIRSHLEDHDVASELQAVQNDRVIYGGLTYQGPIIHLFQLERAAQGLYPDEFGDEPLFDRQHVADIVAGEV
- a CDS encoding ABC transporter substrate-binding protein gives rise to the protein MTRDSIREPTRRTYVKYAGAVAGGGLLAGCIDDASSGDGGGGEVTHTASMAPMGEVSFSGVPENVMIYSLLYADMAVAYGHGDAINSLGFDADTEGRTLETYYGDLEGVSFDSSGLEQLNSGSENVMVDEELFYELNSDLHLVDPCLIVSMNGWERSDIENIGQNIGPWFGNVLSRSHSEPPEGYRDEYEYYTLWEIAERVAAVFREQEKYERLKVVRDDLLQTIESNLPPEEERPTVGSIIYMEETFYPSAINASGFATADLRPFGVSDAFAGDDVTYDTTYDFETMHEVDPDVILHRFGISTYDVAGIRETLADHSVASQLTAIENDQFYASGHPVQGPLMNLFQLEMAAKQLYPDQFGEWPGFDGESYPEFSAEEQLFDRQTVANIVTGDY
- a CDS encoding sister chromatid cohesion protein PDS5, coding for MDDSIQLLSVDQFSRFLEEGSIEDAVAYLERLRTADTVERRKKGVRRVREVARERPSEFAPVLSSLTGFLVDEHRSVRLTTVKLFVVVAEADPQAVASFVPSIADRLADEDEFYYVRARAAEALGYVALEQPEAVASPDVVADLRIGLTFDEPEVREKLAKALEYIALGDQDRLRHHVGDLATHLDDSEELVRYHLCTAIVAVGCAYPDALSEHVDALADRLSDDSPFVRGRAAEALGVLVRSEPDASIPNVSISSVSSVTGEDSEDFLVDRLHFVADVLDDDDVLDTNDVTDTDDVIADRQGGRNRCDVGTVRSIRAGTADVVTKIESVDDDSCPNCGVSIPGGGPPFCPQCGRPR
- a CDS encoding ABC transporter substrate-binding protein, giving the protein MAQTTRRRLLRRMGASAVAITGTAGCLGRSGGSLDSVTVAYVPIYPNMQHYVMEKEGYYEDVPADVTIERFSSGPSAVTAFASGDIDAALFGITPAMVLADKGTDAGILAANSRNGFKLMATSELVDLYEQERAAMFERFEEERGRKIRFGAPPDGSVPDIVLRYWIQEDLDAGEMDSVINKSKVPPAKAVQTLQSGDIDATIIQEPFATIIAQDDGFGELGWSGDILENHPVTVLFANQQVLDDDEVAQSLVEQHTAATEFTGDSSDAAASHAASVIGSGGSEDLAKAAMDSEASEFISDPHAITDQAATMGEFVANVGTIEEPIATENLFAFDPYDTIQE
- a CDS encoding ABC transporter permease; translation: MSTRIDTSATAVVADSFEGDLRRYLRGLGGLLAFVLVWWVSAMTTQPSYLVPGPLESVHAFINLFATSTAIVVPVLGSSLVLPTGLAHLAQTLFHYVPGLLLGAGCGISLGLAMGWKGTLDDWLRPLVRVLRPIPPLAWVVFAIVWFGIHHTGAAFIVFVGAFWINFYGAYGGVEDVSNELTDVASTLGVERDLSMLKLVALPSAAPQVLTGFRTSIGRCWMIVVGAELFGAPGVGYEIINASNNLAMATSVAYMVLISLAFLCMDVGFRLVERRVLAWR
- a CDS encoding ABC transporter ATP-binding protein → MSKRSPSAQESDEKISIRNVSKAYKSTQALEDVSLSIPDGEFCSVVGPSGCGKTTLLRAIAGLDDPDSGSVLVGGDPVTDPGLDRGMVFQEYALFPWRTVRGNVRFGLDRPACECADCEARVRELIDLVGLEGFEDAYPKELSGGMKQRVGIARALAVDPEILLMDEPFASVDARTRDRLHAELLDIWAQTQQTVVFVTHDIDEAVTLADRVVVMGTDPGTVQSTIPIDMERPRERTARDFVEYVARIRDELGSPTDGGHQHDLNG
- a CDS encoding transposase, which gives rise to MKEVWAQAKPFVMDCFTLDRTENASIPEGSFWEAHAYAGTLQDAFTEGGLDAFRVNTTRPSDQQHVARTHRHHLQKLDVESIRSMLQSTAQMLVARARHNGELQGKLSSAIDITKGNPWTGEIEWTDDDHPKDDYILGYKDKETQEVDYYFQWATIQIVGLDVPLVLDAIPVRRGMPRDEIVDELLGGALEIVPDLDLLMIDREFDVDKVRESCEKHGVHYLTPGQKNASERATCTRLRQAGKRVRVETQQTITGPDRKRVCLPARNTDVFEQTGEDPEDEPDEEEQHEEVRQELVADFLDVTGDDLNDVDDDQWFDDVLEDVRDSEDDLPGSEVDAAAYAYFKTNHPAFDTSEADSEEEMLATKRGFISRYSNRWGIENGYKQIKQFRVRTTSKDHEYRYFNFAFACVLYNVWRLVDLLVKLAFEDDPDYSPRVQATTFLTLAGKHIGFDPPD